The following proteins come from a genomic window of Bacteroidota bacterium:
- a CDS encoding M1 family metallopeptidase codes for MNPKLLFPVALLLAALACNTSKNNTAQTGKMPEPAAPAIAPSARPNYQPSPSRVVDIVHTRLEVRPDWEKRWLYGQAIILISPYFYPITEVDLDARGMQFTRVALYTSPGEMTLLDYTYIDNKVLRVRLGRQFQRGDFFRLLIEYIAKPDELTTLGGSAAISSDKGLYFINPQGTVPNKPTQFWTQGETQSNSVWFPTVDRPNEKMTEEILITVDKKYKTLSNGLLIKQTENTDGTRTDHWKMDMPHAVYLVMMAAGDFAVVKDQWRGKEVSYYVEPEFEPYARNIFGKTPRMIQFFSGRFGVDYPWPKYSQICTRDFVSGAMENTTCTNHGEFVQRTPREMLDRTYEEYISHELSHHWFGDLVTCESWSNLPLNESFATYCEYLWNEFEFGREMADAEHYASKTGYLYEAESGKKEPLIRYFYNDREDMFDGHSYNKGGQVLHMLRQEVGDDAFFASIKLHLERNKFRSAEIHDLRMAFEETTGRDLNWFFDQWFLAPGHPDLEISYDYDAKNKKQNVTIRQLQDRSKGCPIYRLPLNVDVYVNGKTERKQIVVTKLEETFAFDAATKPDLVNVDADKTLLCTKTDKHTPEEWAFMYSNCPLYVDRLEALNGLAADDAQTDLAVSTMKKALNDRYPDIRTAAITKLYIQTSNVKPEFIRLAKTDSVASVRNAALQGLSAYGKGEELRDVFLKAVNDSSYNVVTTALCALLKHFPEDGKRETGARENDPARSMKLAVLTAWSYFGDESKQPWMEKTLFSLQGRFFNYAAGNYAYYLTRCPAATAEAALPALVNYYKVTEYKDQTRAMFTQLERTYQSKANLAQQKIDEMRSVKSNATGIAKIEAEKAEALRMAEVVRTKKKSL; via the coding sequence GTGAATCCGAAACTGCTGTTCCCTGTTGCGTTGTTGCTGGCCGCGCTGGCTTGCAACACCTCAAAAAACAACACCGCCCAAACCGGCAAAATGCCTGAGCCGGCAGCTCCTGCCATTGCGCCCTCAGCCCGCCCCAATTATCAACCCTCGCCCTCACGTGTAGTTGATATTGTTCATACCCGTCTCGAAGTGCGGCCCGACTGGGAAAAACGCTGGCTGTACGGGCAGGCCATTATTCTTATCAGCCCCTACTTCTACCCCATTACGGAGGTCGATCTTGACGCACGCGGCATGCAGTTTACCCGTGTGGCCCTCTATACCTCGCCCGGCGAAATGACACTGCTCGATTATACCTACATCGACAATAAAGTGCTCCGCGTGCGCCTGGGCCGCCAGTTTCAGCGCGGTGATTTCTTCCGCCTGCTCATCGAGTACATTGCCAAACCCGACGAACTCACCACACTTGGCGGCAGCGCAGCCATTAGCAGCGACAAGGGTTTATACTTCATTAACCCGCAGGGAACAGTACCCAACAAACCCACACAATTCTGGACACAGGGCGAAACACAGTCGAACAGCGTGTGGTTTCCGACCGTTGACCGCCCCAACGAGAAAATGACCGAAGAAATTCTCATTACCGTTGACAAAAAATACAAAACCCTCTCCAACGGTCTGCTCATCAAACAAACCGAAAACACCGATGGCACCCGCACCGACCACTGGAAAATGGACATGCCGCATGCGGTGTATCTTGTAATGATGGCCGCAGGCGATTTTGCGGTGGTGAAAGACCAGTGGCGCGGTAAGGAAGTTAGCTACTACGTAGAGCCTGAATTTGAGCCGTATGCACGGAACATATTTGGCAAAACGCCGCGCATGATTCAATTCTTCTCCGGCAGATTTGGCGTGGATTATCCCTGGCCCAAGTATTCGCAAATCTGCACCCGCGACTTCGTATCGGGCGCGATGGAAAATACCACCTGCACCAACCACGGCGAATTTGTGCAGCGCACCCCGCGCGAAATGCTCGACCGCACCTATGAAGAATACATTTCGCACGAACTCTCGCACCACTGGTTTGGCGACCTGGTAACCTGCGAGTCGTGGTCGAACCTGCCGCTCAACGAGTCGTTTGCCACTTACTGTGAATACCTGTGGAATGAGTTTGAGTTTGGCCGTGAAATGGCCGATGCCGAGCATTACGCCTCGAAAACAGGCTACCTCTACGAAGCGGAATCGGGCAAAAAAGAGCCGCTCATCCGCTACTTCTACAACGACCGGGAAGATATGTTTGACGGGCATTCGTACAACAAGGGCGGACAGGTGCTGCACATGCTGCGTCAGGAAGTGGGCGACGATGCGTTTTTCGCGTCCATCAAACTTCATCTCGAACGCAATAAATTCCGCAGTGCCGAAATTCACGACCTGCGCATGGCTTTTGAAGAAACCACCGGCCGCGATCTGAACTGGTTTTTCGATCAGTGGTTTCTTGCGCCGGGACACCCCGACCTTGAAATCAGCTACGACTATGATGCGAAAAACAAAAAGCAAAACGTAACCATCCGTCAGTTGCAGGACCGCAGCAAAGGCTGTCCCATTTACCGCCTGCCGCTGAACGTGGATGTGTATGTGAACGGGAAAACCGAACGCAAACAGATTGTAGTGACCAAACTCGAAGAAACGTTTGCGTTTGATGCGGCCACAAAGCCTGATCTGGTAAATGTGGATGCCGACAAAACCCTGCTTTGCACCAAAACCGACAAGCACACCCCCGAAGAGTGGGCGTTTATGTACAGCAACTGTCCGCTGTATGTTGATCGTCTTGAAGCGTTAAACGGCCTTGCTGCCGACGATGCGCAGACCGACCTTGCGGTTTCGACCATGAAAAAAGCATTGAACGACCGTTACCCCGACATCCGCACGGCGGCAATTACCAAATTGTACATTCAGACCAGCAATGTAAAGCCGGAGTTTATCCGCCTTGCCAAAACCGACAGTGTGGCCTCTGTGCGCAATGCCGCGCTGCAAGGTTTGAGTGCTTATGGAAAAGGCGAAGAGCTGCGCGATGTGTTTCTGAAAGCGGTTAACGATTCGTCGTACAATGTAGTTACAACCGCACTTTGCGCATTGCTGAAGCATTTCCCCGAAGACGGAAAACGCGAAACAGGCGCACGCGAAAACGATCCGGCACGCAGCATGAAACTGGCTGTGCTTACCGCCTGGAGTTATTTCGGCGACGAAAGCAAGCAGCCGTGGATGGAAAAAACATTATTCAGTTTGCAGGGGCGCTTCTTTAATTATGCTGCGGGCAATTATGCCTATTACCTTACACGCTGCCCCGCTGCCACCGCCGAAGCTGCGCTGCCTGCACTGGTGAATTACTACAAAGTAACTGAATACAAAGACCAGACACGCGCCATGTTTACCCAGCTCGAACGTACTTACCAGTCGAAAGCCAACCTTGCTCAGCAGAAGATTGACGAGATGCGCAGTGTAAAGTCAAACGCCACCGGCATTGCAAAAATTGAAGCTGAGAAAGCCGAAGCCTTGCGCATGGCCGAGGTGGTTCGTACAAAGAAAAAATCGCTCTGA
- a CDS encoding biotin/lipoyl-binding protein, with protein sequence MQQPEYTITVNGTHQHQLVLSAPGAASGTLNGQPFILDLMKDAAGRMHVLHNGRSHNVEILKADKAAKALTLLINGRSYEVQLADKFDQLLKSLGMDKAASAKVNELKAPMPGLVLDVVVSEGQEIKKGDALVVLEAMKMENILKAPADATVKKITVKKGTAVEKNQVLIQFG encoded by the coding sequence ATGCAACAGCCCGAATATACCATTACCGTAAACGGCACCCACCAGCACCAGCTTGTACTTTCGGCTCCCGGAGCCGCTTCCGGCACGCTTAACGGCCAGCCCTTCATACTCGACCTGATGAAAGATGCCGCCGGCCGCATGCACGTGCTGCACAATGGCCGTTCGCATAATGTGGAAATACTCAAAGCCGATAAAGCCGCCAAAGCACTCACCCTGCTCATCAACGGCCGCAGCTACGAGGTGCAGCTTGCCGATAAATTCGACCAGCTGCTCAAGTCGCTTGGTATGGACAAAGCCGCATCAGCCAAAGTAAACGAGCTCAAAGCACCCATGCCCGGCCTTGTGCTGGATGTGGTGGTAAGCGAAGGGCAGGAAATCAAAAAAGGCGACGCTCTGGTGGTGCTCGAGGCCATGAAAATGGAAAACATCCTCAAAGCACCGGCCGACGCTACCGTGAAAAAAATTACTGTGAAAAAAGGCACCGCCGTCGAAAAAAATCAGGTGCTTATTCAGTTTGGCTAA
- a CDS encoding OsmC family protein: METHYYPVQLNWTNDRQGRLSAPALTETIAVATPPEFAGGMPGIWSPEHLFVAAVSSCLMTTFLAIAANSRLEYTGFSCTATGKLEHVEGKYRITEVELKPLVTVADASLAERALRVLQKAEQHCLISNSVNSKVTMMAEVREAGRV, encoded by the coding sequence ATGGAAACACACTATTATCCGGTTCAGCTTAACTGGACAAACGACCGGCAGGGCAGGCTCAGTGCGCCCGCATTAACTGAAACAATTGCCGTGGCAACTCCGCCCGAATTTGCCGGTGGCATGCCGGGCATCTGGTCGCCGGAGCATTTGTTTGTGGCGGCGGTGAGCAGTTGTTTAATGACTACTTTTCTGGCTATAGCGGCAAACTCGCGGCTGGAATACACCGGCTTTAGCTGTACAGCCACCGGAAAGCTGGAACACGTGGAAGGGAAATACCGGATTACCGAAGTGGAGCTGAAACCTTTGGTTACTGTGGCTGATGCTTCACTTGCCGAAAGGGCATTGCGTGTGCTGCAAAAGGCCGAACAGCATTGCCTGATTTCAAATTCGGTGAATTCGAAGGTGACGATGATGGCGGAGGTGCGTGAGGCTGGTCGTGTGTAG
- a CDS encoding VWA domain-containing protein gives MRQLLSAFVFLFLSAGVSAQNLIPNPSLESDTTYPVRHWPTQNAAGTPLTDGWIIPTRATPDYFNSDFSYIDYSPLMLARSGKGRVGLICGLGQQLPESRNYKEYIQARLLQPMEAGKTYEVSFYMALDRAASYSTAGMGAYLSADPLRSDNKERFKVKPQVRYNKIITVADGWVRVSGTVKAAGGEKFITIGSYSDTAVIPVSMLGQGYWTGPASMHIRRGAYIYVDDVCVAEKKPEGCECSVDNEKQTEATSTASPRLADHYLFVMDASESMGDDGKLKEMRKQITEFSRKLNAADRIAVISFSEKPIVHFGFSAMHSPEAIERTLKKIKPRGATNGDLALLTAARFIDSVSVNAQLHLIVATDGMFSISRRTETELDSALSRRNCSLRIMHIGTVENLDLKRVAERQDHGVYTETSLENIGEVFTQMEPPAPDPAPAPAPKYKPRTYAAYTDMKKAADYYGPALRED, from the coding sequence ATGCGACAGCTACTCAGTGCATTCGTTTTTTTGTTTTTGTCGGCCGGTGTTTCGGCGCAAAACCTTATTCCCAACCCGTCTCTTGAGTCAGACACAACATATCCCGTCAGGCACTGGCCCACGCAAAATGCTGCAGGCACGCCTTTAACCGACGGCTGGATTATTCCCACCCGCGCCACGCCCGATTATTTCAACTCTGATTTTTCCTACATCGACTATTCGCCGCTCATGCTGGCGCGTTCGGGCAAAGGGCGTGTGGGGCTTATTTGCGGACTGGGGCAACAACTTCCCGAAAGCCGCAATTACAAGGAATACATTCAGGCGCGCCTGCTGCAACCCATGGAAGCCGGCAAAACTTACGAAGTAAGTTTTTACATGGCACTCGACCGCGCAGCATCCTACTCCACAGCCGGCATGGGCGCCTATCTCTCGGCCGATCCGCTGCGCAGCGACAATAAAGAACGCTTTAAAGTAAAACCACAGGTACGCTACAATAAAATCATCACCGTGGCCGATGGCTGGGTGCGTGTAAGTGGAACCGTAAAAGCCGCCGGAGGCGAAAAATTCATCACCATCGGCAGCTATTCGGATACGGCTGTGATACCGGTTTCCATGCTCGGACAGGGCTACTGGACAGGCCCGGCCAGCATGCACATACGTCGCGGTGCGTATATTTATGTGGATGACGTATGCGTGGCCGAGAAAAAGCCCGAAGGCTGCGAATGCAGTGTGGACAATGAAAAGCAAACCGAAGCAACATCCACAGCATCGCCGCGCCTGGCCGATCATTATCTGTTTGTGATGGATGCCTCCGAGTCGATGGGTGATGACGGCAAGCTGAAGGAAATGCGCAAACAGATTACCGAATTTTCGCGTAAACTCAATGCCGCCGACCGTATTGCCGTAATCAGCTTCTCGGAAAAGCCCATTGTCCATTTCGGCTTTTCGGCCATGCACAGCCCTGAAGCCATTGAGCGCACACTGAAAAAAATAAAACCCCGAGGCGCCACCAACGGCGATCTTGCGCTGCTTACTGCGGCCCGCTTTATCGATTCGGTAAGCGTAAATGCCCAACTGCATCTCATTGTGGCCACCGACGGCATGTTTTCAATTTCACGCCGCACCGAAACCGAACTTGACTCCGCGCTTTCGCGGCGCAATTGCTCACTGCGCATCATGCACATCGGCACCGTCGAAAACCTCGACCTCAAGCGCGTTGCCGAGCGTCAGGACCACGGCGTTTACACCGAAACAAGCCTCGAAAACATAGGCGAAGTATTTACACAAATGGAGCCACCCGCACCCGACCCCGCGCCGGCTCCCGCACCCAAATACAAACCCCGCACATACGCCGCCTACACCGATATGAAAAAAGCAGCCGACTATTACGGGCCTGCTTTGCGCGAAGATTAA